A part of Neovison vison isolate M4711 chromosome 6, ASM_NN_V1, whole genome shotgun sequence genomic DNA contains:
- the LOC122910389 gene encoding olfactory receptor 5K1-like translates to MTEDNNSLTTEFILIGFTDRPELKSLLFVVFLIIYVITMVGNLGLVALIFMEHRLHTPMYIFLGNLALMDSCCSCAITPKTLENFFSKDRMISFHECIAQFYFLCLAGTTECFLLAAMAYDRYVAICSPLQYHTMMSKKLCIQMTTGAYIAGNLHPIIHVGFFFRLTFCGSNEINHFFCDVFPLYRLSCVDPYINELMIFILSGSVQVFTISSVLISYFYILFTIFKMKSKEGRGKALSTCASHFLSVSIFYGSLLFVYIRPHSVKEDDEDIPGAVFYTLVIPLLNPFIYSLRNKEVINAVKKIIKKIF, encoded by the coding sequence ATGACTGAGGATAACAACTCCTTGACCACTGAATTTATCCTCATAGGATTTACAGATCGACCGGAGTTGAAGAGCCTCCTGTTTGTGGTATTTCTCATTATCTATGTGATCACTATGGTGGGGAATCTGGGCCTGGTAGCATTGATTTTTATGGAGCATCGTCTTCACACACCAATGTACATCTTTCTGGGCAACCTggctctgatggattcctgttgtTCCTGTGCCATTACCCCCAAAACATTAGAGAACTTCTTTTCTAAGGACAGAATGATTTCCTTTCATGAGTGCATagcacaattttattttctctgccttgCTGGAACTACAGAATGCTTTCTCCTGGCAGCAATGGCCTATGATCGCTATGTGGCCATATGCAGCCCACTGCAGTACCACACTATGATGTCAAAGAAACTCTGTATTCAGATGACCACAGGGGCCTACATAGCTGGAAACCTGCATCCCATAATTCATGTGGGGTTTTTCTTTAGGTTAACTTTCTGTGGTTCAAAtgaaattaatcattttttttgtGATGTTTTTCCATTATACAGACTTTCCTGTGTTGACCCTTATATCAATGAATTAATGATATTTATCTTGTCAGGTTCAGTTCAAGTCTTCACCATCAGTAGTGTCTTAATATCTTACTTCTACATTCTCTttactattttcaaaatgaaatccaAAGAGGGAAGAGGCAAAGCCTTATCTACATGTGCatcccactttctctctgtctcaatatTCTATGGTTCTCTTCTCTTTGTATATATTCGACCACATTCGGTTAAAGAAGATGATGAAGATATACCTGGTGCTGTTTTTTATACTCTAGTGATCCCTTTATTAAACCCTTTTATTTATAGTCTAAGAAATAAGGAAGTAATAAATgctgtgaaaaaaattataaagaaaattttctaa